From a region of the Candidatus Brocadia sp. genome:
- a CDS encoding FAD-dependent oxidoreductase: MSQTTLPKKGIKALLDLDWLQQNIRCQHRCPAHMDVPGYIRLISQGKYAESYKLMRETNPFPAVCGYVCPHPCESKCKRGDFDRPVAIDALKRFVTDHIFKNKIKIPPPTVAKRDEKIAVIGAGPAGLTAANDLAGMGYSVTVFEKESQVGGMMMWAIPSYRLPREQIMFDVSQIVARGVEIKTNASIGSPGKSIHDLFKEGYKAVFIAVGAQKGKRLEIPGEEGTQGVMDCLEFLKNVNDGDVRSPGKKVAVIGGGNSAIDAVRTAKRLCQDAFIVYRRTRGEMPALPWEIEEAEHEGIQFHFLSAPIRIVTEQGKVKALECVKMQLGKPDSSGRRRPEPVPNSEFTIETDCIITAISQEADLKFLGDDYGLNVTKWGTIAVDENLVTNKAGVFAGGDVTLGPSTIIECIAQGHTAAKSIDKYIRGEEIQKPKEKVWVTLLENEFDEREGNYDAVPRQQMGLLPVEKREGTFDLVELGLTESQAKIEALRCLKCDLSINVETNECILCGRCSMVCPVGALKQVDVSNEGKDYRPFVSKDGIVIKYTDVCIRCGNCKDCPVSVITLKRVLWKPNEEINKTMEETEE; this comes from the coding sequence ATGAGTCAAACGACTTTGCCAAAAAAAGGAATAAAAGCACTTCTTGATCTGGATTGGTTACAACAAAATATTCGTTGTCAGCATCGATGCCCAGCCCATATGGATGTTCCAGGCTATATCCGTTTAATTAGCCAGGGCAAATACGCAGAATCATACAAATTAATGAGAGAGACCAATCCTTTTCCCGCCGTATGTGGATATGTTTGTCCGCACCCCTGTGAATCAAAATGTAAGCGTGGTGATTTTGATAGGCCGGTAGCAATAGATGCATTAAAACGATTCGTCACCGACCATATTTTTAAAAATAAAATAAAAATTCCACCACCAACGGTAGCCAAGAGAGACGAAAAGATCGCGGTGATTGGGGCAGGTCCCGCTGGTTTAACGGCCGCGAATGACCTTGCCGGAATGGGTTATTCGGTGACCGTTTTTGAAAAGGAGTCTCAGGTTGGTGGCATGATGATGTGGGCGATTCCATCGTATCGGTTGCCGCGTGAGCAGATTATGTTTGACGTGAGCCAGATCGTTGCTCGCGGTGTTGAGATAAAAACAAACGCTTCTATTGGAAGTCCGGGAAAATCGATTCATGATTTATTCAAGGAAGGCTACAAAGCAGTATTTATTGCGGTTGGTGCGCAAAAAGGGAAAAGGCTTGAAATTCCAGGTGAGGAAGGTACGCAGGGTGTCATGGATTGCCTGGAATTCCTGAAAAATGTGAATGACGGTGATGTAAGGAGCCCGGGGAAAAAAGTTGCGGTCATAGGTGGTGGTAATTCTGCTATTGATGCAGTGAGGACGGCCAAGCGTCTCTGTCAGGACGCATTTATCGTGTATCGAAGAACGAGAGGGGAAATGCCCGCTTTGCCTTGGGAAATTGAAGAGGCAGAACATGAGGGCATTCAATTCCATTTTTTGTCAGCGCCTATCAGGATTGTAACTGAACAAGGGAAAGTAAAGGCTCTGGAGTGTGTTAAAATGCAACTCGGTAAACCTGACAGCAGCGGAAGGAGACGGCCTGAGCCTGTTCCTAATTCAGAATTTACCATTGAGACGGATTGCATTATTACCGCAATTAGTCAGGAAGCCGATCTGAAGTTCCTTGGCGATGATTATGGTTTAAATGTCACCAAATGGGGCACGATTGCGGTAGATGAAAATCTCGTGACCAATAAAGCAGGTGTTTTTGCCGGAGGTGACGTAACGCTTGGCCCAAGCACGATTATCGAATGTATTGCGCAAGGGCATACTGCAGCGAAATCTATCGATAAATATATCAGAGGGGAAGAAATTCAAAAGCCCAAGGAAAAGGTCTGGGTGACTCTTTTAGAGAATGAGTTCGATGAGCGTGAGGGAAATTATGATGCTGTGCCTCGTCAGCAAATGGGATTGTTGCCCGTAGAAAAACGAGAGGGAACTTTTGATTTGGTAGAACTCGGTCTTACCGAATCTCAGGCTAAGATAGAAGCTTTGCGTTGTTTGAAGTGTGACCTCAGCATCAATGTGGAGACTAATGAATGTATTCTTTGTGGTCGTTGCAGCATGGTGTGTCCTGTAGGTGCCCTAAAGCAAGTGGATGTGAGCAACGAAGGCAAAGACTATCGTCCGTTTGTCAGTAAGGATGGAATAGTAATAAAATACACCGATGTGTGTATTCGGTGTGGGAATTGTAAAGATTGTCCGGTGAGCGTAATAACCTTAAAGCGTGTGCTTTGGAAGCCGAATGAGGAAATAAACAAAACAATGGAAGAAACGGAGGAATAG